Proteins encoded together in one Fusobacterium perfoetens window:
- the creD gene encoding cell envelope integrity protein CreD, with protein sequence MISLKDNNSLVRKIGFLFVLAILLQIPMFFIHRIIDDRGYSYNNMVEEIGNEWGRKQTIGGVFLVIPYSSKQIEYDDSGKKIEKSVVKDYIILPDKLNVKVNLKDEVRERGIYKTTVYNGDIILEGEFLKLLNILPNNNIYPYNVGIGIGITDTKSLMKVEEMKVEGKDIKLESGTGIKQYPLNTGVSGRIHENILQKDKIHFSIKFSLRGNGGIEVLPFGRENHFEVESTWKAPKFYGILPSTKVIDENGFKAEWEVSSFVRNYKQEFVDGYHSDITEGKIGVDLYEGVTHYRQVMRAVKYSMLFIMLSLFVVYIFEVTSKRFTHYVQYGVVGFSLTMFYLVLLSMSEYFSFNLAYIIATLMVVIPNSLYIKAVTKNSKYGLGMLVFLSGIYAVLYSILKMEQYALITGTLLLMTVLYVMMYITRNIFEIDIDIEEAIRERDW encoded by the coding sequence ATGATTAGTTTAAAAGATAATAATTCTCTTGTAAGAAAAATTGGATTTCTTTTTGTTCTAGCTATTCTTCTTCAAATACCAATGTTTTTTATTCACAGAATAATAGACGACAGAGGTTATTCATATAATAATATGGTAGAAGAGATTGGAAATGAATGGGGAAGAAAACAAACTATTGGAGGAGTATTTTTAGTAATACCATATAGTAGTAAACAGATAGAATATGATGATTCTGGGAAAAAAATAGAAAAGTCAGTTGTAAAAGATTATATTATTTTGCCAGATAAATTAAATGTAAAAGTTAATTTAAAAGATGAAGTAAGAGAAAGAGGGATTTATAAAACAACTGTGTATAATGGAGATATTATTTTAGAGGGAGAGTTTCTTAAATTGTTAAATATATTACCAAATAATAATATATATCCATATAATGTAGGAATTGGAATAGGAATAACAGATACTAAATCTTTAATGAAAGTTGAAGAAATGAAAGTAGAGGGAAAAGATATAAAATTAGAATCTGGAACAGGTATTAAACAATATCCATTAAATACTGGAGTATCTGGAAGAATACATGAAAATATTTTACAAAAAGATAAAATACATTTTTCTATTAAATTTAGTTTAAGAGGAAATGGTGGCATTGAAGTTCTGCCGTTTGGTAGAGAAAATCATTTTGAAGTAGAGTCAACTTGGAAAGCTCCAAAATTTTATGGAATTTTACCAAGCACAAAAGTAATTGATGAAAATGGATTTAAAGCAGAATGGGAAGTATCTTCTTTTGTAAGAAATTATAAACAAGAATTTGTTGATGGATATCACTCAGATATTACAGAGGGAAAAATCGGAGTAGATTTATATGAGGGTGTAACTCATTACAGACAAGTTATGAGAGCTGTAAAATATAGTATGCTTTTTATAATGTTAAGTCTTTTCGTTGTATATATTTTTGAAGTAACAAGTAAAAGATTTACTCACTATGTCCAATATGGAGTGGTAGGATTTTCACTTACAATGTTTTATTTAGTTCTGCTTTCAATGTCTGAATATTTTAGTTTTAATTTAGCTTATATTATAGCCACTCTAATGGTAGTAATTCCAAATTCATTATATATAAAAGCTGTAACTAAAAATAGTAAATATGGTTTGGGAATGTTGGTATTTTTATCAGGAATATATGCAGTCCTTTATTCTATTTTAAAGATGGAGCAATACGCTCTTATAACAGGAACTCTTTTACTTATGACAGTTCTTTATGTAATGATGTATATTACAAGAAACATTTTTGAAATAGATATTGATATAGAGGAAGCCATAAGAGAAAGAGATTGGTAA